AGTTTCTTCATTGTTTCATAACATAACTTCATTGTTTTATCTTCTTTCTCACGTTTTAAATCTTTAAGCTTAATCTTCTTATCTTGAAGTTCTCTACTATTTCCTTTATTTTTAATCATTTTAATCTCTCTCTCCAATAGATCTATTTCTTCTATACAATCCTCAAGTTCTAATTCTAAATAATTATTAAATGCCTTCATAAACTTAAGTCCAAGTTGACTTTTCGTTATACTAAATTGACTTTTAAGCTCACGTGCTTTGGCATTGTTTTCAAGTACTCGATCTAAGACACTATTAAGAGTAGTTTTACAAATGGTTATTTTATTATCACTATCAAACTCTTTTGGATTATCTTGACTAATCTCCCATTTTTGTCTCATCTTACATACATTAGCTCGTGACACACAAAGCTCTTTCGCTATTTCAGCATCACTTAATCGATCTTCTTCAAAATACATGGCATAATCTTCATATGCTCTTTTTACTTTATTCATATCTCTTCAACCTTATAATTTAACAAAAATTAATTTAGATTAACATAAACTCTATAACAAAATAACAATTTTACAAAATCAATAAATATTTACAATAAGTTATACCACATAACAATAATCGCTATATATTTTAAAATCACA
Above is a window of Borrelia hispanica CRI DNA encoding:
- a CDS encoding DUF603 domain-containing protein — its product is MNKVKRAYEDYAMYFEEDRLSDAEIAKELCVSRANVCKMRQKWEISQDNPKEFDSDNKITICKTTLNSVLDRVLENNAKARELKSQFSITKSQLGLKFMKAFNNYLELELEDCIEEIDLLEREIKMIKNKGNSRELQDKKIKLKDLKREKEDKTMKLCYETMKKL